A region of Methyloversatilis discipulorum DNA encodes the following proteins:
- a CDS encoding xanthine dehydrogenase family protein molybdopterin-binding subunit: MNFRIENAFQTTRRGFLKGGAGLALAIVAPTVALAEVGGPGHAGSAMVDGEFSPNAFLRIGTDGTVTVVSKHLEMGQGVYTGLATLVAEELDADWSRVTVEGAPADAKRYSNLFWKAQGTGGSTAIANSYEQMRRAGATARAMLVSAAAQQWKVPASQITVKNGVVSHAASGRKAGFGELAEAAAQLPVPANVKLKNPKDFTLIGRSAPRVDSVAKTTGRATFTQDVKLPGMLVAVVAHPPRFGGRVKSVDDKAARAVKGVSDVVVIPNGVAVLAADYWTAKKGRDALKVEWDESQAYRGSSDAIVADYRERAKTPGLNARNDGNAEAALAKAGKVIEAEYVFPYLAHASMEPLNCVMKLENGQCEVWNGEQLHTVDQFSLAKTLGIEADRVKLNMVYAGGSFGRRANPQSDYLLETAQIVKAINGRAPVKLVWSREDDMRGGFYRPIYLHRVRAAVDAKGMPVAWQQRIVGQSIIAGSPFEPMLVKDGVDITSVEGASTLPYAIPNLNVDLHTTNADVKVPVQWWRSVGSTHTAYATELFIDELALNAGKDPVAYRMALLKKHPRHAGVLKLAADKAGWNKPLAPAADGAKRGRGVAVHESFNSFVAEVVEVTVQKDGSFKVDRVVCAVDCGVVVNPDVVKAQMEGGIGYALAAALTGAITLKDGVVEQSNFNDYPVLRINEMPKVEVHIVKSAAAPTGVGEPGVPPLAPALASALRAATGKVIHTLPIGEQLQA; encoded by the coding sequence GAATGCATTCCAGACCACCCGCCGCGGCTTCCTCAAGGGCGGCGCCGGATTGGCGCTCGCCATCGTCGCGCCGACCGTCGCACTGGCCGAGGTCGGTGGCCCCGGTCACGCCGGCAGCGCGATGGTCGATGGCGAGTTCTCGCCGAACGCCTTCCTGCGCATCGGCACCGACGGCACGGTCACCGTGGTGTCCAAGCACCTCGAAATGGGTCAGGGCGTGTACACCGGCCTGGCCACGCTGGTGGCCGAGGAGCTGGACGCCGACTGGTCGCGCGTGACGGTCGAGGGCGCACCGGCCGACGCCAAGCGTTACAGCAATCTGTTCTGGAAGGCGCAGGGCACCGGCGGCAGCACCGCCATCGCCAACTCCTACGAACAGATGCGCCGCGCCGGCGCCACCGCGCGCGCCATGCTGGTTTCAGCCGCCGCGCAGCAGTGGAAGGTCCCGGCGTCGCAGATCACGGTGAAGAACGGTGTCGTGTCGCACGCCGCCAGCGGCCGCAAGGCCGGCTTCGGCGAACTGGCCGAGGCGGCGGCGCAACTGCCGGTGCCGGCCAACGTGAAGCTGAAGAATCCGAAAGACTTCACGCTGATCGGTCGCAGCGCACCGCGCGTGGACAGCGTCGCCAAGACCACCGGCCGCGCCACCTTCACCCAGGACGTGAAGCTGCCCGGCATGCTGGTCGCCGTGGTCGCCCACCCGCCGCGCTTCGGCGGCCGCGTGAAGTCGGTCGACGACAAGGCTGCGCGTGCGGTCAAGGGCGTGAGCGACGTCGTCGTCATCCCGAACGGTGTCGCGGTGCTGGCCGCCGACTACTGGACCGCGAAGAAGGGCCGCGACGCGCTCAAGGTCGAGTGGGACGAATCGCAGGCCTACCGCGGCAGCAGTGATGCCATCGTCGCCGACTACCGCGAACGCGCGAAGACGCCCGGGCTGAACGCGCGCAACGACGGCAATGCCGAAGCGGCGCTGGCCAAGGCCGGCAAGGTGATCGAGGCGGAATACGTGTTCCCCTATCTGGCGCACGCGTCGATGGAGCCGCTGAACTGCGTCATGAAGCTGGAGAACGGCCAGTGCGAGGTATGGAACGGCGAACAGCTGCACACGGTCGATCAGTTCTCGCTGGCCAAGACGCTGGGCATCGAAGCCGACCGCGTGAAGCTGAACATGGTGTATGCCGGCGGCAGCTTCGGTCGCCGCGCCAATCCGCAGTCGGACTATCTGCTCGAAACCGCGCAGATCGTGAAGGCGATCAACGGTCGCGCGCCGGTCAAGCTGGTGTGGAGCCGTGAGGACGACATGCGCGGCGGCTTCTACCGCCCGATCTACCTGCACCGCGTGCGCGCGGCAGTCGACGCCAAGGGCATGCCGGTCGCCTGGCAGCAGCGCATCGTCGGCCAGTCCATCATCGCCGGTTCGCCGTTCGAACCGATGCTGGTGAAGGATGGCGTCGACATCACCTCGGTCGAAGGCGCGTCCACGCTGCCCTACGCCATCCCCAACCTGAACGTCGATCTGCACACCACCAATGCCGACGTGAAGGTGCCGGTACAGTGGTGGCGCTCGGTCGGCTCGACCCATACCGCCTACGCGACCGAACTGTTCATCGACGAGCTGGCGCTGAACGCCGGCAAGGACCCGGTGGCCTACCGCATGGCACTGCTGAAGAAGCATCCGCGCCACGCCGGCGTGCTCAAGCTGGCCGCCGACAAGGCCGGCTGGAACAAGCCGCTGGCGCCGGCCGCCGACGGTGCGAAGCGCGGCCGCGGCGTCGCCGTGCATGAGTCGTTCAACAGCTTCGTCGCCGAAGTGGTCGAGGTGACGGTGCAGAAGGACGGCAGCTTCAAGGTCGACCGCGTGGTCTGTGCCGTCGATTGCGGCGTCGTCGTGAATCCGGACGTGGTCAAGGCGCAGATGGAGGGCGGCATCGGCTACGCGCTGGCCGCCGCGCTGACCGGCGCCATCACGCTGAAGGACGGCGTGGTCGAGCAGTCCAACTTCAACGACTACCCGGTGCTGCGCATCAACGAAATGCCGAAGGTTGAGGTGCACATCGTCAAGTCGGCCGCCGCGCCCACCGGTGTCGGCGAACCAGGCGTGCCGCCGCTGGCGCCGGCACTGGCGAGCGCGCTGCGTGCGGCGACCGGCAAGGTGATCCACACGCTGCCGATCGGCGAACAGCTGCAGGCCTGA